From Scleropages formosus chromosome 1, fSclFor1.1, whole genome shotgun sequence, a single genomic window includes:
- the pitpnm2 gene encoding membrane-associated phosphatidylinositol transfer protein 2 isoform X1 — protein MLIKEYRIPMPMSVEEYRIAQLYMIQKKSREETCGEGSGVEILENRPYTDGPGGSGQYTHKVYHIGMHIPSWFRSILPKAALRVEEESWNAYPYTRTRYTCPFVEKFSIDIETYYKPDTGNQVDVFNLSSAEKRQRSLDPIDIVKDPIPPNEYKPEEDPRLYKSVKTKRGPLAEDWIEEFRNNPDKTPIMCAYKLCKVEFRYWGMQSKIERFIHDVGLRKVMVRAHRQAWCWQDEWCGLTMEDIRQLELETQLMLAQKMAQFSCTEETTDTGRATGSPEKDQGAKEVISSIEAEGSTGAVDTLQARAGLTKQWSTSSRSSRSSKRGGSPSRQSISEWRMQSIARDSEDSSDEEFFDAHEDLSDSEVVFPKEITKWSSNDLMDKIEAADVDESQGELYQETSGEYAVVASVETLNEDGSTQESLQPSKIHVLILVLHGGNILDTGGGDQSSKQGDVNTISTAFETVMRVHYPAALGRIAIRLVPCPAICAEAFSLVSNLSPYSYDEGCLSNSQDHIPLAALPLLATSSPQYQEAVATVIVRANQVYGDFIKSLEGATFSGQVCLIGDCVGGILGFDALCNSSQMVSESQNSSRRGSVVSVQDNDLLSPGIVVNSSYCSAASSLEGSRHLSRSNIDIPRSSGPDDPKKQLPRKRSDSSTYELDTIKQHQAFLSSLHSSVLRSDVGSRRSSSSTMLEGNSLGKFDFEVSDFFLFGSPLGLVLALRKTVIPMLDVAQLRPACQQVYNLFHPADPSASRLEPLLEKKFHLLPPFNVPRYQRFPLGDGNSALLVETIQSNPQLLMESGGTLSLRCQEGISETCIPVPVLNWQDGSLKATPVAAEPDVVQSHGGVFVDSSYPSSPITAPQCRGTRRASEVSIASQVSGMADSYTATNIANTHQRSHSKKRSFLSHLSLPCDKSLLRQPTPKSTRKSLFTGPHMNGDSGCLDHVERSSCTSSDVAADQVSDLVSLVTQLDIEQVAARWWGTKRIDFALYCPDALTAFPTVALPHLFHASYWESTDVVSFLLRQVMRHENSSILELDGKEVSEFTPSKPREKWLRKRTHVKIRNVTANHRVNDAVFTEDGQQVVTGRFMYGPLDMVTLTGEKVDIHIMTQPPSGEWVYFDTELTNSSGRVSYVIPEGKRLGIGVYPVKMVVRGDHTFADSYLTVLPRGTEFVVFSIDGSFAASVSIMGSDPKVRAGAVDVVRHWQDLGYLIIYITGRPDMQKQRVVAWLSQHNFPHGIVSFCDGLVHDPLRHKANFLKSLITDAHMKIFAGYGSTKDISVYSSIGLAPSQIYIVGRPTKKMQHQCQFITDGYAAHLSQLEYNHRSRPAKSGSARMVLRKGSFGLGANSDFLRKRNHLLRTISSQPTPSSPTGASGHARPERTQSQSDSERERTERAQRSMSIAAGCWGRSGSAKQEPGALSPK, from the exons AAGAAGAGCCGCGAGGAGACCTGTGGCGAGGGCAGCGGGGTGGAGATCCTGGAGAACCGGCCTTACACAGACGGCCCGGGTGGCTCTGGCCAGTACACCCACAAGGTGTACCACATTGGCATGCACATTCCCAGCTGGTTCCGCTCCATCTTGCCCAAAGCGGCCCTGCGTGTGGAGGAGGAGTCCTGGAACGCCTACCCATACACGCGCACGCG ATACACTTGTCCCTTCGTGGAGAAGTTCTCTATTGACATTGAGACGTACTATAAACCCGACACGGGGAACCAGGTGGATGTCTTCAACTTGTCCTCTGCAGAGAAGAGACAGAGGAGTCTAG ACCCCATCGATATTGTGAAGGACCCCATCCCCCCAAATGAGTACAAACCAGAGGAGGACCCCCGCCTTTATAAGTCTGTGAAGACAAAGAGGGGGCCCCTAGCAGAAGACTGGATTGAGGAGTTCAGGAACAATCCGGACAAGACACCCATCATGTGTGCCTACAAGCTGTGCAAAGTGGAGTTCCGCTACTGGGGCATGCAGTCCAAAATCGAGCGTTTCATCCATGATGTGG GACTGCGGAAGGTGATGGTGCGAGCTCACCGCCAGGCCTGGTGCTGGCAGGACGAATGGTGTGGCCTCACCATGGAGGACATTcggcagctggagctggagacaCAGCTGATGCTGGCGCAGAAGATGGCACAGTTTAGCTGCACAGAGGAGACGACTGACACGGGCCGTGCCACTGGCTCACCTGAGAAGGACCAGGGTGCCAAGGAAGTGATCAGCTCTATCGAGGCGGAGGGATCAACGGGAGCAGTGGACACGCTGCAGGCACGGGCAGGTCTCACCAAGCAGTGGTCCACCTCCTCCAGGTCTTCACGCTCATCTAAGAGAGGAG GGAGTCCATCTCGGCAGAGTATCTCGGAGTGGAGGATGCAGAGCATTGCACGGGACTCCGAGGACAGCTCTGACGAGGAGTTCTTTGATGCTCACG AGGACCTTTCGGACAGTGAGGTTGTCTTCCCCAAGGAGATCACCAAGTGGAGCTCCAATGATTTGATGGACAAGATTGAGGCTGCCGACGTTGACGAAAGTCAAG GGGAGCTGTATCAGGAGACATCTGGAGAGTATGCAGTGGTGGCTAGTGTGGAGACGCTCAACGAG GATGGCTCCACACAGGAATCCCTGCAGCCATCCAAGATCCACGTCCTCATCCTTGTTTTGCATGGCGGTAACATCCTGGACACTGGCGGTGGTGACCAGAGCAGCAAGCAAGGGGACGTCAACACCATCAGCACAGCCTTTGAGACGGTGATGCGCGTGCACTATCCAGCAGCCCTGGGCCGCATTGCCATCCGCTTGGTGCCTTGCCCCGCCATCTGTGCCGAGGCTTTCTCCCTGGTGTCCAA CCTGAGCCCCTACAGCTACGATGAAGGGTGCCTCTCCAACAGCCAGGATCACATTCCATTGGCTGCCCTGCCACTGCTTGCCACCTCCTCGCCGCAGTACCAGGAAGCTGTGGCAACCGTCATCGTGCGGGCCAATCAGGTGTATGGTGACTTCATCAAGTCCCTGGAGGGCGCTACCTTCTCTGGACAG GTATGTCTGATTGGGGACTGCGTGGGAGGAATCCTCGGGTTCGATGCCCTCTGCAACAGCAGCCAGATGGTGTCTGAGAGCCAGAACAGCAGTCGGCGTGGCAGCGTGGTGAGCGTTCAG GATAACGACCTGCTGTCCCCTGGGATCGTCGTCAACAGCAGCTACTGCTCGGCAGCCTCCTCGCTGGAGGGCAGCCGCCACCTGAGCCGCAGTAACATCGACATCCCACGCTCCAGCGGGCCCGACGACCCAAAGAAGCAGCTGCCTCGCAAGCGCAGCGACTCGTCCACTTACGAGCTCGACACCATCAAGCAGCACCAGGCGTTCCTGTCCAG CCTGCACTCCAGTGTGCTGAGGAGCGATGTAGGCTCCCgcaggtccagcagcagcactatgCTGGAGGGGAACTCTTTGGGCAAGTTTGACTTTGAGGTGTCGGACTTCTTCCTCTTTGGATCCCCCCTGGGCCTGGTGCTCGCCCTCAGAAAGACTGTCATTCCAATGCTGGACG TGGCCCAGCTCCGACCAGCCTGCCAGCAAGTGTACAACCTCTTCCACCCTGCTGACCCCTCAGCTTCACGCCTTGAGCCCCTTCTGGAGAAGAAATTCCACCTTCTGCCCCCATTCAACGTGCCCCGGTATCAGCGCTTTCCGCTCGGGGACGGCAACTCTGCTCTGCTGG TGGAGACAATCCAGAGCAACCCCCAGCTCCTGATGGAGAGTGGGGGCACCCTCTCCCTACGCTGCCAGGAAGGCATCAGCGAGACCTGCATCCCCGTGCCCGTGTTAAACTGGCAGGACGGTTCCCTGAAGGCCACGCCTGTTGCAGCAGAGC CAGATGTTGTTCAGTCTCATGGTGGTGTCTTCGTGGACAGTTCGTACCCCTCCTCTCCCATTACTGCCCCCCAGTGCCGGGGCACAAGGAGGGCCAGTGAGGTCAGCATTGCCAGCCAGGTCTCAGGAATGGCAGACAGTTACACTGCCACCAACATAGCCAACA CACATCAACGTAGCCATTCCAAAAAGCGTAGTTTTCTTTCCCACCTCAGCCTCCCTTGCGATAAGTCACTCCTGAGGCAGCCTACCCCTAAGTCCACTAGAAAGTCGCTTTTCACAGGCCCACACATGAACGGAGACTCAGGCTGTTTGGATCACGTAGAGAGGAGCAGCTGTACGAGCTCTGATGTTGCTGCCGATCAGGTCTCTGATTTGGTCTCTCTGGTCACTCAGCTGGACATTGAGCAAG TCGCAGCCCGCTGGTGGGGCACCAAGCGGATCGACTTTGCACTCTACTGCCCTGATGCCCTGACTGCCTTTCCTACTGTGGCCCTGCCCCACCTCTTTCACGCTTCCTACTGGGAGTCCACCGATGTGGTGTCCTTCCTGCTCCGACAG GTCATGAGACATGAGAATTCCAGCATCCTGGAGCTGGATGGCAAGGAGGTGTCTGAGTTCACTCCCTCCAAACCGCGTGAGAAGTGGCTAAGGAAGAGGACCCACGTAAAGATCAGG AATGTCACAGCCAACCACAGGGTGAACGATGCAGTATTCACAGAAgatggacagcaggtagtgacTGGAAGGTTCATGTACGGCCCACTGGATATGGTCACATTGACCGGGGAGAAG GTGGACATCCACATCATGACCCAGCCTCCGTCAGGGGAGTGGGTGTACTTTGACACCGAGCTGACCAACAGTAGCGGCCGTGTCTCTTATGTAATCCCCGAGGGTAAACGGCTGGGTATCGGGGTCTACCCAGTGAAGATGGTGGTCAG GGGTGACCACACCTTTGCAGACAGCTACTTGACCGTGCTGCCTCGTGGGACTGAGTTTGTGGTGTTCAGCATTGACGGGTCTTTTGCAGCCAGTGTGTCCATCATGGGCAGTGACCCTAAAGTGCGGGCTGGGGCAGTAGACGTCGTCAG ACACTGGCAGGACCTGGGCTACCTGATCATCTACATCACGGGCCGGCCAGACATGCAGAAGCAGCGTGTGGTTGCCTGGCTCTCGCAGCACAACTTCCCCCATGGCATCGTGTCCTTCTGTGACGGCCTGGTCCACGAcccactccgtcacaaggccAACTTCCTCAAGTCGCTAATCACTGAT GCTCACATGAAGATATTTGCTGGGTATGGCTCCACAAAGGACATCTCGGTGTACTCCTCCATAGGACTGGCGCCCTCACAGATCTACATTGTTGGGCGACCAACCAAGAAGATGCAGCATCAGTGTCAG TTTATCACAGATGGCTACGCAGCCCACCTTTCCCAACTGGAGTATAACCACCGCTCACGGCCTGCCAAGAGTGGCAGCGCCCGCATGGTGCTCCGCAAGGGCAGTTTCGGCCTCGGGGCCAACAGCGACTTCCTGCGCAAACGCAACCACCTGCTGCGCACCATCTCCTCACAGCCGACGCCGAGCTCACCCACAGGGGCCAGTGGCCACGCCCGGCCTGAGCGCACCCAGAGCCAGTCGGACAGCGAGCGTGAGCGCACGGAGCGGGCGCAACGCAGCATGAGCATTGCTGCCGGCTGCTGGGGCCGCAGCGGCAGTGCCAAACAGGAGCCCGGGGCCCTCAGCCCCAAGTAG
- the pitpnm2 gene encoding membrane-associated phosphatidylinositol transfer protein 2 isoform X3: MLIKEYRIPMPMSVEEYRIAQLYMIQKKSREETCGEGSGVEILENRPYTDGPGGSGQYTHKVYHIGMHIPSWFRSILPKAALRVEEESWNAYPYTRTRYTCPFVEKFSIDIETYYKPDTGNQVDVFNLSSAEKRQRSLDPIDIVKDPIPPNEYKPEEDPRLYKSVKTKRGPLAEDWIEEFRNNPDKTPIMCAYKLCKVEFRYWGMQSKIERFIHDVGLRKVMVRAHRQAWCWQDEWCGLTMEDIRQLELETQLMLAQKMAQFSCTEETTDTGRATGSPEKDQGAKEVISSIEAEGSTGAVDTLQARAGLTKQWSTSSRSSRSSKRGGSPSRQSISEWRMQSIARDSEDSSDEEFFDAHEDLSDSEVVFPKEITKWSSNDLMDKIEAADVDESQGELYQETSGEYAVVASVETLNEDGSTQESLQPSKIHVLILVLHGGNILDTGGGDQSSKQGDVNTISTAFETVMRVHYPAALGRIAIRLVPCPAICAEAFSLVSNLSPYSYDEGCLSNSQDHIPLAALPLLATSSPQYQEAVATVIVRANQVYGDFIKSLEGATFSGQVCLIGDCVGGILGFDALCNSSQMVSESQNSSRRGSVDNDLLSPGIVVNSSYCSAASSLEGSRHLSRSNIDIPRSSGPDDPKKQLPRKRSDSSTYELDTIKQHQAFLSSLHSSVLRSDVGSRRSSSSTMLEGNSLGKFDFEVSDFFLFGSPLGLVLALRKTVIPMLDVAQLRPACQQVYNLFHPADPSASRLEPLLEKKFHLLPPFNVPRYQRFPLGDGNSALLVETIQSNPQLLMESGGTLSLRCQEGISETCIPVPVLNWQDGSLKATPVAAEPDVVQSHGGVFVDSSYPSSPITAPQCRGTRRASEVSIASQVSGMADSYTATNIANTHQRSHSKKRSFLSHLSLPCDKSLLRQPTPKSTRKSLFTGPHMNGDSGCLDHVERSSCTSSDVAADQVSDLVSLVTQLDIEQVAARWWGTKRIDFALYCPDALTAFPTVALPHLFHASYWESTDVVSFLLRQVMRHENSSILELDGKEVSEFTPSKPREKWLRKRTHVKIRNVTANHRVNDAVFTEDGQQVVTGRFMYGPLDMVTLTGEKVDIHIMTQPPSGEWVYFDTELTNSSGRVSYVIPEGKRLGIGVYPVKMVVRGDHTFADSYLTVLPRGTEFVVFSIDGSFAASVSIMGSDPKVRAGAVDVVRHWQDLGYLIIYITGRPDMQKQRVVAWLSQHNFPHGIVSFCDGLVHDPLRHKANFLKSLITDAHMKIFAGYGSTKDISVYSSIGLAPSQIYIVGRPTKKMQHQCQFITDGYAAHLSQLEYNHRSRPAKSGSARMVLRKGSFGLGANSDFLRKRNHLLRTISSQPTPSSPTGASGHARPERTQSQSDSERERTERAQRSMSIAAGCWGRSGSAKQEPGALSPK, translated from the exons AAGAAGAGCCGCGAGGAGACCTGTGGCGAGGGCAGCGGGGTGGAGATCCTGGAGAACCGGCCTTACACAGACGGCCCGGGTGGCTCTGGCCAGTACACCCACAAGGTGTACCACATTGGCATGCACATTCCCAGCTGGTTCCGCTCCATCTTGCCCAAAGCGGCCCTGCGTGTGGAGGAGGAGTCCTGGAACGCCTACCCATACACGCGCACGCG ATACACTTGTCCCTTCGTGGAGAAGTTCTCTATTGACATTGAGACGTACTATAAACCCGACACGGGGAACCAGGTGGATGTCTTCAACTTGTCCTCTGCAGAGAAGAGACAGAGGAGTCTAG ACCCCATCGATATTGTGAAGGACCCCATCCCCCCAAATGAGTACAAACCAGAGGAGGACCCCCGCCTTTATAAGTCTGTGAAGACAAAGAGGGGGCCCCTAGCAGAAGACTGGATTGAGGAGTTCAGGAACAATCCGGACAAGACACCCATCATGTGTGCCTACAAGCTGTGCAAAGTGGAGTTCCGCTACTGGGGCATGCAGTCCAAAATCGAGCGTTTCATCCATGATGTGG GACTGCGGAAGGTGATGGTGCGAGCTCACCGCCAGGCCTGGTGCTGGCAGGACGAATGGTGTGGCCTCACCATGGAGGACATTcggcagctggagctggagacaCAGCTGATGCTGGCGCAGAAGATGGCACAGTTTAGCTGCACAGAGGAGACGACTGACACGGGCCGTGCCACTGGCTCACCTGAGAAGGACCAGGGTGCCAAGGAAGTGATCAGCTCTATCGAGGCGGAGGGATCAACGGGAGCAGTGGACACGCTGCAGGCACGGGCAGGTCTCACCAAGCAGTGGTCCACCTCCTCCAGGTCTTCACGCTCATCTAAGAGAGGAG GGAGTCCATCTCGGCAGAGTATCTCGGAGTGGAGGATGCAGAGCATTGCACGGGACTCCGAGGACAGCTCTGACGAGGAGTTCTTTGATGCTCACG AGGACCTTTCGGACAGTGAGGTTGTCTTCCCCAAGGAGATCACCAAGTGGAGCTCCAATGATTTGATGGACAAGATTGAGGCTGCCGACGTTGACGAAAGTCAAG GGGAGCTGTATCAGGAGACATCTGGAGAGTATGCAGTGGTGGCTAGTGTGGAGACGCTCAACGAG GATGGCTCCACACAGGAATCCCTGCAGCCATCCAAGATCCACGTCCTCATCCTTGTTTTGCATGGCGGTAACATCCTGGACACTGGCGGTGGTGACCAGAGCAGCAAGCAAGGGGACGTCAACACCATCAGCACAGCCTTTGAGACGGTGATGCGCGTGCACTATCCAGCAGCCCTGGGCCGCATTGCCATCCGCTTGGTGCCTTGCCCCGCCATCTGTGCCGAGGCTTTCTCCCTGGTGTCCAA CCTGAGCCCCTACAGCTACGATGAAGGGTGCCTCTCCAACAGCCAGGATCACATTCCATTGGCTGCCCTGCCACTGCTTGCCACCTCCTCGCCGCAGTACCAGGAAGCTGTGGCAACCGTCATCGTGCGGGCCAATCAGGTGTATGGTGACTTCATCAAGTCCCTGGAGGGCGCTACCTTCTCTGGACAG GTATGTCTGATTGGGGACTGCGTGGGAGGAATCCTCGGGTTCGATGCCCTCTGCAACAGCAGCCAGATGGTGTCTGAGAGCCAGAACAGCAGTCGGCGTGGCAGCGTG GATAACGACCTGCTGTCCCCTGGGATCGTCGTCAACAGCAGCTACTGCTCGGCAGCCTCCTCGCTGGAGGGCAGCCGCCACCTGAGCCGCAGTAACATCGACATCCCACGCTCCAGCGGGCCCGACGACCCAAAGAAGCAGCTGCCTCGCAAGCGCAGCGACTCGTCCACTTACGAGCTCGACACCATCAAGCAGCACCAGGCGTTCCTGTCCAG CCTGCACTCCAGTGTGCTGAGGAGCGATGTAGGCTCCCgcaggtccagcagcagcactatgCTGGAGGGGAACTCTTTGGGCAAGTTTGACTTTGAGGTGTCGGACTTCTTCCTCTTTGGATCCCCCCTGGGCCTGGTGCTCGCCCTCAGAAAGACTGTCATTCCAATGCTGGACG TGGCCCAGCTCCGACCAGCCTGCCAGCAAGTGTACAACCTCTTCCACCCTGCTGACCCCTCAGCTTCACGCCTTGAGCCCCTTCTGGAGAAGAAATTCCACCTTCTGCCCCCATTCAACGTGCCCCGGTATCAGCGCTTTCCGCTCGGGGACGGCAACTCTGCTCTGCTGG TGGAGACAATCCAGAGCAACCCCCAGCTCCTGATGGAGAGTGGGGGCACCCTCTCCCTACGCTGCCAGGAAGGCATCAGCGAGACCTGCATCCCCGTGCCCGTGTTAAACTGGCAGGACGGTTCCCTGAAGGCCACGCCTGTTGCAGCAGAGC CAGATGTTGTTCAGTCTCATGGTGGTGTCTTCGTGGACAGTTCGTACCCCTCCTCTCCCATTACTGCCCCCCAGTGCCGGGGCACAAGGAGGGCCAGTGAGGTCAGCATTGCCAGCCAGGTCTCAGGAATGGCAGACAGTTACACTGCCACCAACATAGCCAACA CACATCAACGTAGCCATTCCAAAAAGCGTAGTTTTCTTTCCCACCTCAGCCTCCCTTGCGATAAGTCACTCCTGAGGCAGCCTACCCCTAAGTCCACTAGAAAGTCGCTTTTCACAGGCCCACACATGAACGGAGACTCAGGCTGTTTGGATCACGTAGAGAGGAGCAGCTGTACGAGCTCTGATGTTGCTGCCGATCAGGTCTCTGATTTGGTCTCTCTGGTCACTCAGCTGGACATTGAGCAAG TCGCAGCCCGCTGGTGGGGCACCAAGCGGATCGACTTTGCACTCTACTGCCCTGATGCCCTGACTGCCTTTCCTACTGTGGCCCTGCCCCACCTCTTTCACGCTTCCTACTGGGAGTCCACCGATGTGGTGTCCTTCCTGCTCCGACAG GTCATGAGACATGAGAATTCCAGCATCCTGGAGCTGGATGGCAAGGAGGTGTCTGAGTTCACTCCCTCCAAACCGCGTGAGAAGTGGCTAAGGAAGAGGACCCACGTAAAGATCAGG AATGTCACAGCCAACCACAGGGTGAACGATGCAGTATTCACAGAAgatggacagcaggtagtgacTGGAAGGTTCATGTACGGCCCACTGGATATGGTCACATTGACCGGGGAGAAG GTGGACATCCACATCATGACCCAGCCTCCGTCAGGGGAGTGGGTGTACTTTGACACCGAGCTGACCAACAGTAGCGGCCGTGTCTCTTATGTAATCCCCGAGGGTAAACGGCTGGGTATCGGGGTCTACCCAGTGAAGATGGTGGTCAG GGGTGACCACACCTTTGCAGACAGCTACTTGACCGTGCTGCCTCGTGGGACTGAGTTTGTGGTGTTCAGCATTGACGGGTCTTTTGCAGCCAGTGTGTCCATCATGGGCAGTGACCCTAAAGTGCGGGCTGGGGCAGTAGACGTCGTCAG ACACTGGCAGGACCTGGGCTACCTGATCATCTACATCACGGGCCGGCCAGACATGCAGAAGCAGCGTGTGGTTGCCTGGCTCTCGCAGCACAACTTCCCCCATGGCATCGTGTCCTTCTGTGACGGCCTGGTCCACGAcccactccgtcacaaggccAACTTCCTCAAGTCGCTAATCACTGAT GCTCACATGAAGATATTTGCTGGGTATGGCTCCACAAAGGACATCTCGGTGTACTCCTCCATAGGACTGGCGCCCTCACAGATCTACATTGTTGGGCGACCAACCAAGAAGATGCAGCATCAGTGTCAG TTTATCACAGATGGCTACGCAGCCCACCTTTCCCAACTGGAGTATAACCACCGCTCACGGCCTGCCAAGAGTGGCAGCGCCCGCATGGTGCTCCGCAAGGGCAGTTTCGGCCTCGGGGCCAACAGCGACTTCCTGCGCAAACGCAACCACCTGCTGCGCACCATCTCCTCACAGCCGACGCCGAGCTCACCCACAGGGGCCAGTGGCCACGCCCGGCCTGAGCGCACCCAGAGCCAGTCGGACAGCGAGCGTGAGCGCACGGAGCGGGCGCAACGCAGCATGAGCATTGCTGCCGGCTGCTGGGGCCGCAGCGGCAGTGCCAAACAGGAGCCCGGGGCCCTCAGCCCCAAGTAG